Proteins co-encoded in one Prunus persica cultivar Lovell chromosome G6, Prunus_persica_NCBIv2, whole genome shotgun sequence genomic window:
- the LOC18774043 gene encoding protein CELLULOSE SYNTHASE INTERACTIVE 1 — protein sequence MGSRDRSSMEDADGTLASVAQCIEQLRQSSSSVQEKEYSLKQLLELIDTRENAFSAVGSHSQAVPVLVSLLRSGSVGVKIQAATVLGSLCKENELRVKVLLGGCIPPLLGLLRSSSAEGQIAAAKTIYAVSQGGARDHVGSKIFSTEGVVPVLWEQLQKGIKTGSLVDSLLTGALKNLSSSTEGFWTATFQAGGVDALVKLLSTGQPNTQANVCFLLACMMMEDASVCSKVLASEATKQLLKLLGSGNEACVRAEAAGALKSLSSQCKEARREIANFNGIPVLINATIAPSKEFMQGEYAQALQENAMCALANISGGLSYVISSLGQSLESCSSPAQIADTLGALASALMIYDSTAESNRASDPVVIEQTLVSQFKPRLPFLVQERTIEALASLYGNSVLSTKLSNSEAKRLLVGLITMATNEVQDELMRALLTLCNSEESLWRALQGREGVQLLISLLGLSSEQQQECAVALLCLLSNENDESKWAITAAGGIPPLVQILETGSAKAKEDSASILRNLCNHSEDIRACVESADAVPALLWLLKNGSPNGKEIAAKTLNHLIHKSDTATISQLTALLTSDLPESKVYVLDALKSMLSVVPLNDISREGSAANDAIETMIKILSSTKEETQAKSASALAGIFESRKDLRESSIAVKTLWSAIKLISVESVSILAEASRCLAAIFLSIKENRDVAAVARDVLSPLVVLANSSVLEVAELATCALANLILDSEVSEKAVAEEIIFPATRVLREGSVSGKTHAAAAIARLLHSRQIDYALTDCVNRAGTVLALVSFLESVHASVATSEALEALAILSRSEGATGETRPAWAVLAEFPKSITPIVLSIADAAPLLQDKAIEILSRLCRDQPDVLGDTVATASGCISSITKRVINSTKSKVKIGGAALLICAAKVSHQRVTEDLSESNLCTHLIQSLVAMLTSLGNPGDDDNDSISIYRRSKEETKNDESNSSTGVIYGVNLVMWLLSVLACHDERCKIVIMEAGAVEVLTDRISNCFSHYSQIEFKEDSSIWIYTLLLAILFQNRDIIRAHATMKSIPVLANWLRSEELTTRYFAAQAMASLVCNGSRGTLLSVANSGAAGGLISLLGCADVDISDLLQLSEEFGLVRYPEQVALERLFRVEDIRVGATSRKAIPALVDLLKPIPDRPGAPFLALGLLTQLAKDCPSNKIVMVESGALEALTRYLSLGPQDATEEAATDLLGILFGSAEIRRHDSSFGAVSQLVAVLRLGGRASRYSAAKALESLFSADHIRNAESARQAVQPLVEILNTGSEREQHAAIAALVRLLSENPSRALAVADVEMNAVDVLCKILSSNCSMELKGDAAELCCVLFGNTRIRSTMAAARCVEPLVSLLVTEFSPAQHSVVRALDKLVDDEQLAELVAAHGAVIPLVGLLYGKNYLLHEAISRALVKLGKDRPACKMEMVKAGVIESILDILHEAPDFLCAAFAELLRILTNNASIAKGPSASKVVEPLFMLLTRPEFGPDGQHSALQVLVNILEHPQCRSDYSLTSHQAIEPIIPLLDSPAPAVQQLAAELLSHLLFEEQLQKDSVTQQVIGPLIRVLGSGIHILQQRAVKALVSIALIWPNEIAKEGGVTELSKVILQSDPSLPHALWESAASVLSSILQFSSEFYLEVPVAVLVRLLRSGSESTVVGALNALLVLESDDATSAEAMAESGALEALLELLRSHQCEETAARLLEVLLNNVKIRETKATKSAIVPLSQYLLDPQTQAQQARLLATLALGDLFQNEGLARSADAVSACRALVNVLEDQPTEEMKVVAICALQNLVMYSRSNKRAVAEAGGVQVVLDLIGSSDPETSIQAAMFVKLLFSNNTIQEYASSETVRAITAAIEKDLWATGTVNEEYLKALNSLFSNFPRLRATEPATLSIPHLVTSLKTGSEATQEAALDALFLLRQAWSACPAEVSRAQSIAAADAIPLLQYLIQSGPPRFQEKTEFLLQCLPGTLVVIIKRGNNMKQSVGNPSVYCKITLGNTPPKQTKVVSTGPNPEWDETFSWSFESPPKGQKLHISCKNKSKMGKSSFGKVTIQIDRVVMLGAVAGEYTLLPESKSGPSRNLEIEFQWSNK from the exons ATGGGTTCAAG GGATCGTAGTAGCATGGAGGATGCAGATGGGACATTGGCAAGTGTTGCTCAATGCATTGAGCAGCTGCGTCAAAGTTCCTCATCTGTACAAGAGAAGGAATATTCGTTGAAGCAGTTGCTTGAGCTTATTGATACTCGTGAAAATGCTTTCAGTGCTGTTGGATCTCACTCTCAAGCAGTTCCAGTACTTGTTTCTCTTCTTCGATCAGGTTCAGTTGGAGTTAAGATACAAGCTGCTACTGTTTTAGGCTCTCTCTGTAAGGAGAATGAACTAAGGGTGAAGGTCTTGCTTGGAGGATGCATTCCACCATTGCTTGGTCTACTCAGGTCCAGCTCGGCAGAAGGGCAAATTGCAGCTGCAAAAACAATCTATGCTGTTTCTCAAGGTGGTGCTAGGGATCATGTTGgatcaaaaatattttcaactgAAGGAGTTGTGCCAGTGCTTTGGGAGCAGCTGCAAAAAGGGATCAAGACTGGTAGCTTGGTTGATAGCTTGTTGACTGGAGCATTAAAGAACCTATCCAGCAGCACGGAGGGATTCTGGACTGCAACCTTTCAAGCTGGAGGAGTGGATGCACTTGTGAAGTTGCTTTCGACTGGACAGCCAAACACTCAAGCTAACGTATGCTTTCTTCTGGCATGTATGATGATGGAAGATGCATCTGTTTGTTCTAAGGTGCTGGCTTCAGAGGCTACAAAGCAACTTCTCAAGCTTTTGGGGTCTGGCAATGAAGCTTGTGTTAGAGCAGAAGCAGCAGGTGCTTTAAAATCTCTTTCTTCCCAGTGCAAAGAAGCAAGGCGGGAAATAGCTAATTTCAATGGTATTCCTGTGTTGATAAATGCTACAATAGCCCCTTCAAAAGAATTCATGCAGGGTGAGTATGCCCAAGCGTTGCAGGAGAATGCTATGTGTGCTTTAGCAAATATTTCTGGTGGTTTGTCATATGTGATCTCAAGCCTTGGTCAAAGCCTTGAATCTTGCTCTTCACCTGCCCAAATTGCTGATACATTAGGGGCTTTAGCTTCAGCTCTGATGATATATGATAGTACAGCAGAATCTAATAGAGCATCAGATCCTGTGGTTATTGAGCAGACTTTGGTTTCACAATTCAAACCTCGTTTACCATTTCTTGTTCAGGAAAGAACCATAGAGGCCCTTGCAAGTTTGTATGGGAATTCCGTACTCTCAACTAAACTCTCAAATTCAGAAGCAAAACGTTTGCTTGTTGGTTTGATCACAATGGCTACAAATGAAGTTCAGGATGAGCTCATGAGAGCTCTTCTTACACTTTGCAATAGTGAAGAAAGTCTCTGGCGTGCGCTTCAAGGCCGTGAAGGGGTTCAGCTGTTGATATCACTTCTTGGGCTTTCATCAGAACAGCAGCAAGAATGTGCAGTTGCACTGCTTTGCCTGCTTTCTAATGAGAATGACGAAAGTAAATGGGCTATTACTGCTGCTGGTGGCATACCTCCACTGGTTCAGATTCTAGAGACGGGATCTGCAAAAGCCAAGGAAGATTCAGCATCAATCCTTAGGAACCTATGCAATCACAGTGAAGATATACGTGCCTGTGTCGAAAGTGCTGATGCTGTTCCTGCATTATTATGGCTTCTGAAGAATGGAAGCCCAAACGGAAAAGAAATTGCAGCGAAGACTTTAAatcatttaatccataaatcTGATACAGCAACCATCAGCCAACTTACTGCATTATTAACCAGTGATCTACCTGAATCTAAAGTGTATGTCTTGGATGCTCTGAAAAGTATGCTGTCGGTGGTCCCCCTCAATGATATATCACGTGAAGGTAGTGCTGCTAATGATGCAATTGAGACAATGATAAAAATTTTGAGCTCAACTAAAGAAGAGACTCAAGCCAAGTCTGCATCAGCTTTAGCTGGAATCTTTGAATCTAGGAAGGACTTGCGTGAAAGTAGCATTGCTGTTAAAACTCTTTGGTCAGCCATTAAGTTGATTAGTGTTGAATCTGTAAGTATCCTTGCAGAGGCCTCACGTTGCCTTGCAGCAATATTTCTTTCGATTAAAGAGAACCGGGATGTGGCTGCTGTTGCTCGAGATGTATTATCTCCGTTAGTTGTGCTTGCTAACTCTTCAGTTCTGGAAGTTGCAGAACTAGCAACATGTGCTTTGGCTAATCTTATTTTGGATAGTGAAGTTTCAGAGAAAGCAGTTGCTGAAGAAATCATTTTCCCAGCTACTAGAGTTTTGCGTGAAGGCTCGGTATCTGGAAAGACCcatgcagcagcagcaattgCTCGCCTGCTCCATTCTCGTCAAATTGATTATGCTTTAACCGATTGTGTCAATCGTGCTGGAACCGTTCTTGCACTAGTTTCTTTTCTAGAATCTGTTCATGCATCTGTTGCCACATCAGAGGCACTCGAGGCACTTGCTATTCTGTCCAGGTCAGAAGGAGCTACTGGAGAAACAAGACCTGCATGGGCGGTTTTAGCTGAATTCCCGAAAAGCATAACcccaatagttttatccatTGCTGATGCAGCACCCTTGTTGCAGGATAAAGCTATTGAAATATTATCCCGACTCTGCAGAGATCAGCCTGATGTATTGGGGGACACAGTTGCTACTGCCTCTGGATGTATATCATCAATCACTAAAAGGGTGATCAATTCAACTAAATCAAAGGTTAAAATTGGAGGAGCTGCACTCCTTATTTGTGCTGCAAAAGTTAGTCATCAGAGGGTTACGGAAGATCTTAGCGAATCAAACTTATGTACCCATCTCATTCAATCTCTTGTTGCAATGCTTACTTCTTTGGGAAACCCAGGGGATGATGACAATGACTCCATTAGCATTTATAGGCGTagtaaagaagaaacaaagaatgaTGAATCTAATTCAAGCACAGGAGTTATTTATGGTGTTAATTTAGTTATGTGGCTTCTGTCTGTTCTCGCCTGTCATGATGAAAGGTGCAAAATTGTGATTATGGAGGCTGGGGCGGTGGAAGTTCTCACAGACAGGATCTCAAATTGTTTTTCACACTACTCTCAG ATTGAGTTTAAAGAAGATAGTAGCATATGGATTTATACTTTGCTGCTGGCAATCTTATTTCAAAATAGAGATATTATACGAGCACACGCAACCATGAAATCTATACCAGTACTTGCAAACTGGTTGAGGTCAGAGGAGTTGACCACCAGATATTTTGCTGCACAGGCAATGGCCAGCCTAGTCTGTAATGGTAGCAGGGGTACTCTTTTATCTGTTGCAAATTCTGGAGCAGCAGGCGGGCTCATTTCCCTACTTGGCTGTGCTGATGTTGATATAAGTGATCTTTTGCAGTTGTCAGAAGAGTTTGGTTTAGTGCGTTATCCTGAGCAAGTTGCTCTTGAGAGGTTGTTCAGAGTTGAAGACATAAGAGTTGGTGCTACTTCTAGAAAAGCAATACCTGCACTTGTTGATCTTCTCAAACCAATTCCAGATCGTCCTGGAGCACCATTTTTAGCACTTGGGCTTCTGACTCAACTTGCAAAGGACTGTCCGTCAAATAAGATTGTAATGGTAGAATCAGGAGCTTTGGAAGCACTGACTAGGTATCTCTCACTTGGTCCTCAAGATGCAACTGAGGAAGCTGCTACAGATCTGTTAGGTATACTATTTGGCAGTGCTGAGATAAGGAGACATGACTCTTCATTTGGTGCTGTCAGTCAACTTGTGGCAGTTTTACGGTTGGGTGGAAGAGCTTCCAGGTATAGTGCTGCTAAAGCATTGGAAAGCTTATTTTCTGCTGATCATATAAGGAATGCAGAAAGTGCTCGGCAAGCCGTTCAACCCTTGGTGGAGATTCTTAATACTGGTTCTGAGAGGGAGCAGCATGCTGCAATTGCTGCGTTGGTGAGGTTGCTGAGTGAAAATCCATCAAGGGCCTTAGCAGTTGCAGATGTTGAAATGAATGCAGTAGATGTTCTTTGCAAGATTCTTTCATCAAATTGCTCAATGGAGCTGAAAGGGGATGCTGCCGAGTTGTGTTGTGTTCTGTTTGGAAATACAAGAATCAGGTCGACAATGGCTGCAGCTCGATGTGTGGAGCCTCTGGTGTCTCTTCTTGTTACTGAGTTCAGTCCTGCGCAGCATTCAGTTGTCCGAGCGTTGGATAAACTTGTTGATGATGAGCAACTTGCAGAGCTTGTTGCTGCTCATGGTGCAGTTATTCCTCTTGTTGGCCTCCTCTATGGTAAGAATTACTTGCTCCATGAAGCTATTTCCAGAGCCCTTGTGAAGTTAGGGAAAGACAGGCCTGCTTGTAAGATGGAAATGGTGAAAGCTGGAGTGATTGAGAGCATACTTGACATCCTCCATGAGGCACCCGATTTTCTCTGTGCTGCTTTTGCAGAACTGCTCCGAATATTGACCAACAATGCAAGCATTGCTAAGGGACCGTCTGCTTCAAAAGTTGTTGAGCCCCTTTTTATGCTGCTAACAAGACCAGAATTTGGACCTGATGGGCAGCATAGTGCACTACAGGTTCTTGTCAACATTTTGGAGCATCCACAGTGTCGTTCTGACTATAGCTTGACATCCCACCAAGCTATTGAACCAATTATCCCCCTGCTTGATTCTCCTGCTCCTGCAGTACAACAGTTGGCTGCTGAGCTTCTATCACATTTACTCTTTGAAGAACAACTTCAAAAGGATTCAGTGACTCAGCAAGTGATTGGTCCTCTCATACGGGTTCTTGGCTCTGGTATACACATATTGCAGCAGAGAGCTGTGAAGGCCCTTGTTAGTATTGCGCTAATATGGCCAAATGAAATAGCTAAAGAGGGTGGTGTCACTGAACTGTCCAAGGTGATATTGCAATCAGATCCATCTCTTCCTCATGCTTTGTGGGAATCGGCTGCTTCCGTTTTATCAAGTATTCTGCAGTTTAGTTCTGAATTTTATTTGGAAGTGCCTGTTGCTGTGTTGGTAAGGTTGCTTCGTTCTGGCTCAGAAAGCACAGTAGTTGGTGCATTGAATGCTCTTCTGGTACTGGAAAGTGATGATGCAACCAGCGCAGAAGCAATGGCTGAAAGTGGTGCTTTAGAGGCTCTTTTGGAACTTCTCAGATCTCATCAGTGTGAGGAAACTGCTGCAAGGCTGTTGGAAGTATTGTTGAACAATGTGAAGATCAGAGAAACTAAGGCTACCAAGTCTGCCATAGTACCATTGTCTCAGTACCTCTTGGATCCACAAACCCAAGCCCAACAAGCGAGGTTGCTAGCAACTCTAGCTCTTGGTGATCTCTTCCAGAATGAAGGCCTTGCTCGAAGTGCTGACGCTGTATCTGCTTGTCGTGCACTAGTAAATGTGCTTGAAGACCAACCTACTGAAGAAATGAAAGTTGTAGCGATATGTGCTTTGCAAAACCTTGTGATGTACAGTCGGTCCAATAAAAGAGCCGTTGCTGAGGCTGGTGGTGTTCAGGTTGTGTTGGATCTGATTGGTTCAAGTGATCCAGAAACGTCCATTCAGGCTGCAATGTTTGTTAAACTTCTCTTTTCAAATAATACCATTCAAGAGTATGCTTCTAGTGAGACAGTAAGGGCCATTACTG CTGCTATCGAAAAGGATTTATGGGCAACTGGAACTGTGAATGAGGAGTATCTGAAGGCTCTGAATTCTCTTTTTAGCAATTTCCCACGTCTTAGAGCCACAGAACCTGCAACGCTAAGCATTCCTCATCTTGTTACATCCCTCAAGACAGGGTCAGAGGCAACTCAAGAAGCTGCCTTGGATGCACTCTTTCTTCTTAGGCAAGCCTGGTCAGCATGCCCCGCGGAAGTTTCTAGGGCTCAGTCAATTGCTGCAGCTGATGCGATTCCCTTGCTGCAATACTTAATTCAGTCCGGCCCACCTCGGTTTCAGGAGAAGACAGAATTTTTGTTACAATGTTTGCCAGGGACATTGGTCGTCATAATCAAACGTGGAAATAATATGAAGCAGTCAGTGGGAAACCCTAGTGTTTATTGCAAGATTACACTAGGCAACACTCCACCTAAGCAAACTAAG GTTGTTTCAACTGGCCCTAATCCAGAATGGGATGAAACCTTTTCGTGGTCCTTTGAGAGTCCCCCGAAAGGCCAGAAGCTCCACATATCTTGCAAGAACAAGAGCAAAATGGGAAAG AGTTCATTCGGAAAAGTTACCATCCAGATTGATCGGGTAGTAATGCTGGGAGCCGTTGCCGGTGAGTACACTCTGTTGCCAGAAAGCAAAAGTGGGCCCTCACGGAATTTAGAAATAGAGTTCCAGTGGTCTAACAAGTAA
- the LOC18775293 gene encoding aspartic proteinase-like protein 1 encodes MAARSLLSVLLLLACVLLEPQNARALTLSARLIHRFSDEAKALRISRSGEDPKDLGRWPQRNSMDYYHLLASTDFQKRKMKLGSRSHFQFLFPSEGSNTVSFGNDFGWLHYTWIDIGTPNVSFLVALDTGSDLFWVPCDCIQCAPLSASYYSTLDRDLNEYSPSGSNTSKHVSCSHELCESGTNCKSPKQSCPYTVDYYTENTSSSGLLVEDILHFAAGGDDGPNTSIEAPVIIGCGMKQSGGYLDGIAPDGLLGLGLGEISVPTFLAKAGLTKNSFSMCFDEDDSGRLFFGDQGPAAQQSTSFLPSNGNYETYIVGVEACCIENSCLKQTSFKALVDSGTSFTFLPEALYDKISEEFDRQVNATITNYAGSPWKYCYNTSSQDLPKVPSVTLMFVANNSFVVHDPVFPINGNQGVVGFCLAIQPTDGDIGTIGQNFMTGYRTVFDRENLKLGWSRSNCQDFSDAKSMPLTPSKGTPPNPLPTNEQQSTPGGFAPAVAGRAPSKPSAASSRLVSSQFCSLRLLPLLLVLFLIVLVI; translated from the exons ATGGCGGCTCGATCTCTACTCTCTGTGCTTCTTCTACTGGCGTGCGTGCTTCTAGAGCCTCAGAATGCTCGCGCGCTTACGCTGTCCGCGAGGCTCATACACCGCTTCTCAGATGAGGCGAAGGCGCTACGGATTTCGAGAAGCGGAGAAGACCCCAAGGACTTAGGTCGGTGGCCGCAGAGGAACTCCATGGATTACTATCACCTACTTGCAAGCACCGACTTCCAGAAACGGAAGATGAAGCTCGGCTCTCGTAGCCACTTCCAGTTCCTCTTCCCCTCTGAAGGTAGCAACACGGTATCGTTTGGCAACGACTTCGGCTG GTTACATTATACGTGGATTGATATAGGGACGCCTAATGTTTCGTTTCTGGTTGCCTTGGATACTGGGAGTGATCTATTTTGGGTTCCATGTGATTGCATACAGTGCGCTCCCTTATCTGCCTCTTACTATAGTACCCTG GATAGAGATTTGAACGAGTACAGCCCATCGGGTTCAAACACCAGCAAGCATGTATCTTGCAGCCATGAGTTATGTGAATCTGGTACAAACTGCAAGAGTCCCAAGCAGTCATGCCCGTACACTGTTGACTACTACACAGAAAATACATCAAGTTCTGGACTTCTTGTGGAGGACATATTACACTTTGCTGCTGGCGGTGATGATGGGCCAAACACTTCTATTGAAGCCCCTGTTATCATAGG ATGTGGTATGAAGCAAAGTGGTGGTTACCTGGATGGGATTGCTCCCGATGGTCTTTTGGGTTTAGGACTTGGAGAGATTTCAGTTCCTACTTTCCTTGCTAAGGCAGGATTGACCAAGAACTCTTTCTCAATGTGCTTTGATGAGGATGATTCTGGGAGACTATTTTTTGGGGACCAGGGACCAGCTGCACAACAATCTACATCTTTCCTGCCTTCAAATGGAAACTA TGAAACCTATATTGTTGGAGTGGAAGCATGTTGTATTGAAAATTCTTGTCTTAAGCAGACAAGCTTCAAAGCACTGGTTGACAGTGGGACATCATTTACATTTCTTCCAGAAGCATTGTATGATAAAATTTCAGAGGAG TTTGACAGACAGGTAAATGCGACAATCACCAACTATGCAGGATCTCCTTGGAAGTACTGCTACAATACAAG TTCTCAAGATCTTCCCAAAGTGCCTTCTGTGACGTTGATGTTTGTGGCAAACAACAGCTTTGTGGTACATGACCCTGTCTTTCCGATAAACGGTAATCAG GGAGTTGTTGGGTTTTGCTTAGCCATACAGCCGACAGATGGTGATATTGGAACAATTGGAC AGAACTTCATGACGGGATACCGGACAGTATTTGATAGAGAGAACTTAAAGTTAGGCTGGTCTCGCTCAAATT GCCAAGATTTTAGTGATGCTAAGAGTATGCCCCTAACTCCCTCAAAAGGCACACCACCAAATCCCTTGCCAACAAATGAGCAGCAGAGCACACCGGGTGGCTTTGCACCTGCTGTTGCTGGAAGAGCTCCCTCAAAACCATCAGCTGCATCAAGTCGGCTCGTCTCATCCCAGTTTTGTTCGTTGAGATTGTTGCCTCTACTGCTTGTATTATTTCTGATCGTCCTCGTCATCTAG